The Aeromicrobium sp. Leaf245 genome includes a region encoding these proteins:
- a CDS encoding Xaa-Pro peptidase family protein — MTSRWIRAQELARAQSVGAVLVTPGADLRYLTGYHAKPLERLTCLVVPADGPATLVVPALERAAAEAAGVDVEIATWGETDDPYALVASLLPSDATVAVDNQMWAERVLALQDRFARVSLAGPLLTQLRMRKDTDEIAALRDAGAAIDRVHARMGEWLRPGRTEREVGADIARAIVDEGHAQVDFVIVGSGPNGASPHHEVSDRTIELGDPVVVDIGGTTAAGYCSDSTRNYLAGGSAPAEYLEAYAVLEEAQRVQREHARPGVTAESVDAVGRQVLVDAGLGDLFIHRTGHGIGTETHEEPYIVEGNDLVLEPGMAFSIEPGVYLEGRFGARIEDIAVCTDDGLEVLNHAPRALTVL, encoded by the coding sequence GTGACTTCTCGCTGGATCCGCGCCCAAGAGCTCGCTCGTGCCCAGTCCGTCGGAGCCGTGCTCGTCACGCCCGGCGCCGACCTGCGCTACCTGACCGGCTACCACGCCAAGCCGCTCGAGCGTCTGACCTGCCTGGTGGTGCCCGCCGACGGGCCCGCGACCCTCGTGGTGCCCGCGCTCGAGCGGGCGGCCGCCGAGGCCGCCGGGGTCGACGTGGAGATCGCCACCTGGGGCGAGACCGACGACCCCTACGCCCTCGTCGCCTCGCTCCTGCCCTCCGACGCCACCGTGGCGGTCGACAACCAGATGTGGGCCGAGCGCGTCCTGGCCCTGCAGGACCGGTTCGCCCGGGTCAGCCTCGCCGGCCCCCTGCTCACCCAGCTGCGCATGCGCAAGGACACCGACGAGATCGCGGCACTGCGCGACGCGGGCGCCGCCATCGACCGCGTGCACGCCCGCATGGGGGAGTGGCTCCGTCCGGGACGCACCGAGCGCGAGGTCGGCGCCGACATCGCCCGCGCGATCGTCGACGAGGGGCACGCGCAGGTCGACTTCGTCATCGTCGGCTCCGGCCCCAACGGTGCGTCGCCCCACCACGAGGTCTCCGACCGCACGATCGAGCTGGGTGACCCCGTGGTCGTCGACATCGGCGGCACGACGGCGGCCGGCTACTGCTCGGACTCGACCCGCAACTACCTCGCCGGCGGCAGCGCCCCGGCGGAGTACCTCGAGGCGTACGCCGTGCTGGAGGAGGCCCAGCGCGTACAGCGCGAGCACGCACGACCGGGTGTCACCGCGGAGTCCGTCGACGCCGTGGGCCGCCAGGTACTCGTCGACGCCGGCCTCGGCGACCTGTTCATCCACCGCACCGGGCACGGCATCGGCACCGAGACGCACGAGGAGCCCTACATCGTGGAGGGCAACGACCTCGTGCTGGAGCCCGGCATGGCGTTCTCCATCGAGCCCGGCGTGTACCTCGAGGGGCGCTTCGGCGCCCGCATCGAGGACATCGCGGTCTGCACCGACGACGGCCTCGAGGTCCTCAACCACGCACCGCGCGCGCTCACGGTCCTGTGA
- the lnt gene encoding apolipoprotein N-acyltransferase, which yields MRWYLAAVLAAVSGLLSAAAFDPWSVPYTMVVGVALLVWVLRRQAEARVVAVMTTGAVYGLAFMAPLIWWMNAVSSGAYVALVVAQTVLLAVIALPLRAALRLPWWPVWGAAAWVLGEQVRGGFPFSGFPWGRLAHTSIDTPLAPYARLVGMPGTSALLFVLAAMLVVLAGSGVLRRTAAVAVVVAVILGGLFLPTGLADPGPERRVAAIQGNTPGAFLTWPRGEIGELHLAETSRLATAVESGRTQAPDLVIWPENALDVDPFADEALAARIESLVQRIGAPILVGAILDGPTNDTAYNAGVVWNGDGPGEVYVKRRLVPYGEYVPFRRELGGLVPRFDRDIPRDMLPGDRAGDLQAGSVVVGDTICWDIAYDGIVEDAVRGGAEMLVVQTSNASFTGTSQPAQQFKISRLRAIETGRWVVVPSTNGISGIVDADGRVVQQAPTEEPATLVADVGTATGTTPATAAGRWPAVALVSIGLLGWVLGILHRRRAVRRTSS from the coding sequence ATGAGGTGGTACCTGGCCGCCGTGCTGGCGGCCGTCTCCGGACTGCTCAGCGCGGCAGCCTTCGACCCGTGGTCCGTGCCGTACACGATGGTCGTCGGCGTGGCCCTGCTCGTCTGGGTGCTGCGCCGCCAGGCGGAGGCTCGCGTGGTCGCGGTCATGACCACGGGCGCGGTCTACGGACTCGCCTTCATGGCGCCGCTCATCTGGTGGATGAACGCGGTCAGCAGCGGGGCCTACGTCGCGCTCGTGGTCGCCCAGACCGTGCTGCTGGCCGTCATCGCCCTGCCGCTCCGCGCGGCGCTGCGGCTGCCCTGGTGGCCCGTGTGGGGCGCCGCCGCCTGGGTGCTGGGCGAGCAGGTGCGCGGCGGCTTCCCGTTCTCCGGGTTCCCGTGGGGACGCCTGGCCCACACGTCCATCGACACCCCGCTCGCCCCGTACGCGCGCCTCGTCGGGATGCCCGGCACGTCCGCCCTGCTGTTCGTGCTCGCGGCGATGCTGGTCGTGCTGGCCGGTTCCGGCGTCCTGCGTCGGACCGCGGCCGTCGCCGTCGTCGTCGCCGTCATCCTGGGCGGGCTGTTCCTGCCCACGGGGCTCGCGGACCCGGGTCCGGAGCGGCGCGTCGCCGCGATCCAGGGCAACACGCCGGGCGCCTTCCTGACCTGGCCCCGCGGCGAGATCGGCGAGCTGCACCTCGCCGAGACGAGCAGGTTGGCGACGGCCGTGGAGTCCGGGCGGACCCAGGCACCGGACCTCGTCATCTGGCCGGAGAACGCGCTCGACGTCGACCCCTTCGCCGACGAGGCGCTTGCCGCCCGCATCGAGTCCCTGGTGCAACGGATCGGTGCGCCGATCCTCGTGGGCGCCATCCTCGACGGCCCCACGAACGACACCGCCTACAACGCCGGTGTGGTCTGGAACGGCGACGGCCCCGGCGAGGTCTACGTGAAGCGCAGGCTCGTGCCGTACGGCGAGTACGTGCCGTTCCGTCGCGAGCTGGGTGGGCTGGTCCCGCGCTTCGACCGCGACATCCCGCGCGACATGCTGCCGGGGGACCGGGCGGGCGACCTGCAGGCCGGGTCCGTCGTCGTCGGCGACACCATCTGCTGGGACATCGCCTACGACGGCATCGTCGAGGACGCGGTGCGCGGCGGGGCCGAGATGCTCGTGGTCCAGACCAGCAACGCCAGCTTCACCGGCACGTCGCAGCCCGCGCAGCAGTTCAAGATCTCGCGGCTCCGCGCGATCGAGACCGGCCGCTGGGTCGTCGTGCCGTCGACGAACGGCATCAGCGGCATCGTCGACGCCGACGGGCGCGTGGTCCAGCAGGCGCCCACCGAGGAGCCCGCCACGCTGGTCGCCGACGTCGGCACGGCCACCGGGACGACCCCGGCCACCGCCGCGGGCCGCTGGCCCGCCGTGGCGCTGGTGTCGATCGGTCTGCTGGGCTGGGTCCTCGGCATCCTGCACCGCCGTCGCGCGGTCCGGAGGACGTCGTCGTGA
- a CDS encoding DMT family transporter: protein MTVPLMLLVGALVTLQSRVNGSLAGQLGDGLRAGALAAVVSFGSGFLLLTLVVLSHPRRRAGLLRVRDALRLRRLRPVELLGGLGGAFFVASQGIAVGIIGVALFIVAFTAGQSVASLVVDHVGLGPGGRQAASRPRAIAALFAVAAVTVKVLGDLDGTELGLSLLLASLALVAGCLQAVQQALNGRVSAIGGPLATTWNNFVVGTAALLVLLVVSLALPGRIDGFPTQWWYYVGGVLGVGFIAISAVAVQIHGVLVLGLCSIAGQVVAAEVVEVVDPDVAVSPLGLLGGVLAVLGVVVALVARRPPRT from the coding sequence ATGACGGTCCCGCTGATGCTGCTGGTCGGTGCGCTCGTCACGCTGCAGTCGCGTGTCAACGGCTCGCTCGCCGGCCAGCTCGGTGACGGTCTGCGGGCCGGCGCCCTGGCCGCGGTCGTGAGCTTCGGCAGTGGTTTCCTCCTGCTCACGCTGGTGGTCCTGTCGCACCCGCGCCGACGGGCCGGGCTGCTGCGGGTGCGCGACGCCCTGCGGCTCCGCAGGCTGCGGCCGGTCGAGCTGCTCGGCGGCCTCGGCGGGGCCTTCTTCGTGGCGAGCCAAGGCATCGCCGTCGGCATCATCGGGGTGGCTCTGTTCATCGTGGCGTTCACGGCCGGTCAGTCGGTGGCGTCGCTCGTGGTCGACCACGTGGGGCTCGGACCGGGCGGCCGGCAGGCCGCGTCCCGACCGCGGGCGATCGCCGCCCTGTTCGCCGTCGCCGCGGTCACGGTCAAGGTGCTCGGCGACCTCGACGGCACCGAGCTCGGGCTCTCCCTGCTGCTGGCGTCCCTGGCGCTGGTGGCCGGGTGCCTGCAGGCGGTGCAGCAGGCGCTGAACGGTCGGGTCTCGGCGATCGGCGGTCCTCTCGCGACGACGTGGAACAACTTCGTCGTCGGCACGGCCGCTCTCCTGGTGCTGCTCGTGGTGAGCCTGGCCCTCCCCGGCCGGATCGACGGCTTCCCCACGCAGTGGTGGTACTACGTCGGCGGCGTCCTCGGGGTCGGCTTCATCGCGATCTCCGCCGTGGCCGTGCAGATCCACGGTGTCCTCGTGCTGGGGCTGTGCTCGATCGCCGGCCAGGTCGTCGCGGCGGAGGTCGTCGAGGTGGTCGATCCCGACGTCGCGGTGTCCCCTCTGGGCCTGCTCGGCGGGGTCCTGGCCGTGCTCGGCGTGGTCGTGGCGCTCGTCGCACGTCGGCCCCCGCGGACGTGA
- a CDS encoding MBL fold metallo-hydrolase encodes MRITRLGHAALLLETSGARVLVDPGAFSLDAAFELSDLDAVVVTHQHPDHLHPARAAEVVAASPGAVFLADPETAEQQGGPWRAHADGVVTQVGDITLTGVGARHATILPSIPVVANVGVLVEGPSSDGGTTTLFHPGDSYESTPAGVDLLALPLSAPWARISDTVAFLSGVAPRGFLPIHDATIADVAYDLYWNHAVNHGGVDAEQAHRLAPGDTLDA; translated from the coding sequence GTGAGGATCACGAGACTCGGACACGCCGCCCTCCTGCTCGAGACGTCGGGGGCGAGGGTGCTCGTCGATCCGGGCGCGTTCAGCCTCGACGCCGCCTTCGAGCTGAGCGACCTGGACGCCGTGGTCGTCACCCACCAGCACCCGGACCACCTGCACCCGGCGCGCGCCGCCGAGGTCGTGGCCGCCAGCCCGGGGGCGGTCTTCCTGGCCGATCCCGAGACGGCCGAGCAGCAGGGCGGACCGTGGCGCGCGCACGCCGACGGCGTGGTCACGCAGGTCGGCGACATCACCCTCACCGGCGTCGGTGCCCGGCACGCCACGATCCTGCCCTCGATCCCGGTGGTCGCGAACGTCGGCGTGCTCGTGGAGGGCCCGAGCAGCGACGGCGGGACGACCACGCTCTTCCACCCCGGCGACTCCTACGAGTCGACCCCGGCCGGTGTCGACCTGCTGGCGCTGCCCCTCAGCGCCCCCTGGGCGAGGATCAGCGACACGGTGGCCTTCCTGTCCGGCGTCGCGCCGCGCGGCTTCCTGCCCATCCACGACGCGACCATCGCCGACGTCGCCTACGACCTGTACTGGAACCACGCCGTGAACCACGGCGGGGTCGACGCCGAGCAGGCGCACCGCCTCGCCCCCGGCGACACCCTCGACGCCTGA
- a CDS encoding glycerophosphodiester phosphodiesterase, with protein sequence MSSHPYLDAPLPLALAHRGGALLPVNGGLENTLAAFTNAVALGFRYLETDVHASRDGVVYAFHDEHLGRLTGVDTPLADLTAEEVDAVRVVGKEPVPRLATLLEAFPHARFNIDVKSDAAVVPTVEVIRAAGAQERVCLASFSGRRLAHLRRICPEAARSAGPLEVAALRLGPVAAIRRYAARRGVHCLQVPVRRGPVTVVTPRFVRHAHATGLQVHVWTVDDPDEMRWLLDIGVDGIVTDRPDVLRDVLTERGAWPR encoded by the coding sequence GTGTCCAGCCACCCGTACCTCGACGCGCCCCTCCCCCTGGCCCTGGCCCACCGCGGTGGCGCCCTGCTGCCGGTGAACGGGGGCCTGGAGAACACGTTGGCAGCGTTCACGAACGCGGTGGCGCTCGGGTTCCGCTACCTCGAGACCGACGTGCACGCCTCGCGGGACGGCGTCGTCTACGCGTTCCACGACGAGCACCTGGGTCGCCTGACCGGGGTCGACACGCCCCTGGCCGACCTGACGGCCGAGGAGGTCGACGCCGTGCGGGTGGTCGGCAAGGAACCGGTGCCGCGCCTGGCGACGTTGCTGGAGGCCTTCCCGCACGCGCGGTTCAACATCGACGTGAAGTCCGACGCCGCCGTCGTCCCGACGGTCGAGGTCATCCGTGCTGCCGGGGCGCAGGAGCGGGTCTGCCTCGCCTCGTTCTCCGGCCGTCGCCTGGCTCACCTCCGCCGGATCTGCCCCGAGGCCGCCCGCTCGGCCGGGCCGCTGGAGGTCGCGGCGCTGCGGCTGGGTCCCGTCGCGGCGATCCGCCGGTACGCCGCCCGGCGCGGTGTCCACTGCCTGCAGGTGCCGGTGCGCAGGGGCCCCGTGACGGTCGTGACGCCACGATTCGTCCGCCACGCGCACGCGACCGGCCTGCAGGTGCACGTGTGGACCGTCGATGACCCCGACGAGATGCGATGGTTGCTCGACATCGGCGTCGACGGCATCGTCACCGACCGTCCCGACGTCCTGCGCGACGTGCTGACCGAACGAGGAGCCTGGCCACGATGA
- a CDS encoding alpha/beta hydrolase, which produces MGWYADATALLMNLTAPLTVRYGDALQISGADVEDPETWRVPTRHGTVRCYVYRPTAGRHAARSVDAPSAPGVYVHLHGGAFLMRHAAMDDFFARHVVATTGAAVVNVDYDVAPRHRYPVAHHQAHDVVEWVAQNAGTQGLDGRRLVVGGFSAGGNLAASVCLQARDQGHQPARLQLLGVPSLDVSTTHKPATVPRPMISERTVRLVRATYFKDASRRSEPYASPLLADDLHGLPPALVVTAEHDALRAEGDAYARRLADVGIPVEHHVVPGQDHYFLDPADLRQARRWMDLMADAIARALV; this is translated from the coding sequence ATGGGCTGGTACGCGGACGCCACGGCGCTCCTGATGAACCTCACCGCACCGCTGACGGTGCGCTACGGCGACGCCCTGCAGATCTCCGGCGCCGACGTCGAGGACCCCGAGACCTGGCGGGTGCCGACCCGGCACGGGACCGTCCGCTGCTACGTCTACCGACCCACGGCGGGCCGGCACGCGGCGCGCTCCGTGGACGCCCCCTCGGCGCCAGGCGTCTACGTGCACCTCCACGGTGGGGCCTTCCTCATGCGGCACGCGGCGATGGACGACTTCTTCGCCCGGCACGTCGTCGCCACGACCGGTGCGGCCGTGGTGAACGTGGACTACGACGTGGCGCCGAGACACCGGTACCCGGTGGCGCACCACCAGGCGCACGACGTGGTCGAGTGGGTCGCCCAGAACGCCGGGACGCAGGGCCTCGACGGACGCCGCCTGGTGGTCGGCGGCTTCAGTGCAGGCGGGAACCTCGCCGCGTCGGTCTGCCTGCAGGCCCGGGACCAGGGGCACCAGCCGGCGCGTCTGCAGCTGCTCGGCGTGCCGTCGCTCGACGTCTCGACCACCCACAAGCCCGCCACGGTCCCGCGACCGATGATCAGCGAACGGACGGTCCGGCTCGTCCGCGCGACGTACTTCAAGGACGCCTCACGCCGCAGCGAGCCGTACGCGTCACCCCTGCTCGCCGACGACCTGCACGGGCTGCCACCGGCGCTCGTCGTCACCGCCGAGCACGACGCGCTGCGGGCTGAGGGGGACGCCTACGCGCGGCGTCTCGCCGACGTGGGCATCCCGGTGGAGCACCACGTCGTCCCCGGTCAGGACCACTACTTCCTCGACCCGGCGGACCTGCGCCAGGCGCGTCGCTGGATGGACCTCATGGCCGACGCGATCGCACGGGCACTCGTCTAG
- a CDS encoding UDP-N-acetylglucosamine 1-carboxyvinyltransferase, with protein MTSRDDYLARIGTLIRDARQHSGLTQTELATQLRTSQSAVNRIEKGQQNLTLEMIARIGTALDSEIVSVGTSGPSHLRVKGGTRLSGSIDVKSSKNAGVALLCASLLNEGTTILRKVARIEEVNRLLEVLSSIGVRTRWLGDDGDLELVVPAELDLAAMDEAAARRTRSIIMFLGPLMHRVEQFELPYAGGCDLGTRTVEPHMTALRPFGLKVVATEGSYHVDAARGVGPDRPIVLTERGDTVTENALLAAARFDGVTVIRNASPNYMVQDLCFFLEKLGVGIEGIGTTTLRVTGKPKINTDVDYAPSEDPIEAMSLIAAAIVTQSSITVRRVPIEFMEIELALLEEMGLHYDRSEEYPAENGQTRLVDITTHPSSLRAPIDKVHPMPFPGLNIDNLPFFAVIAATAEGQTLLHDWVYENRAIYLTELNKLGARVKLLDPHRVLVDGPTHWSGTEIVCPPALRPAVVILLAMLAAKGTSVLRSVYVINRGYEDLAERLNALGAQIETFRDI; from the coding sequence GTGACTTCACGAGACGACTACCTCGCCCGCATCGGCACCCTCATCCGCGACGCGCGTCAGCACAGCGGTCTCACGCAGACCGAGCTGGCCACGCAGCTGCGCACCAGCCAGAGCGCGGTCAACCGGATCGAGAAGGGCCAGCAGAACCTGACCCTCGAGATGATCGCGCGCATCGGCACGGCGCTCGACTCCGAGATCGTCAGCGTCGGCACGTCCGGCCCGAGCCACCTGCGGGTCAAGGGCGGCACGCGGCTCTCGGGCTCGATCGACGTCAAGTCCAGCAAGAACGCCGGTGTGGCGCTGCTCTGCGCGTCCCTGCTCAACGAGGGAACGACGATCCTGCGCAAGGTCGCGCGGATCGAGGAGGTCAACCGGCTCCTGGAGGTGCTGTCCTCCATCGGCGTGCGCACCCGCTGGCTGGGTGACGACGGCGACCTCGAGCTGGTCGTCCCGGCCGAGCTGGACCTCGCCGCGATGGACGAGGCCGCGGCCCGGCGCACCCGCAGCATCATCATGTTCCTCGGTCCGCTCATGCACCGCGTGGAGCAGTTCGAGCTGCCCTACGCCGGCGGCTGCGACCTCGGCACGCGCACCGTCGAGCCCCACATGACGGCACTGCGCCCGTTCGGGCTCAAGGTCGTGGCCACCGAGGGCAGCTACCACGTCGACGCCGCCCGCGGCGTCGGGCCGGATCGGCCGATCGTGCTCACCGAGCGCGGCGACACCGTCACCGAGAACGCGCTGCTGGCCGCCGCCCGCTTCGACGGCGTGACCGTGATCCGCAACGCGAGCCCCAACTACATGGTCCAGGACCTCTGCTTCTTCCTCGAGAAGCTCGGCGTGGGCATCGAGGGCATCGGCACGACGACCCTGCGGGTCACCGGCAAGCCGAAGATCAACACCGACGTCGACTACGCGCCGAGCGAGGACCCGATCGAGGCGATGAGCCTCATCGCCGCCGCGATCGTCACGCAGTCCAGCATCACCGTGCGCCGCGTCCCGATCGAGTTCATGGAGATCGAGCTCGCCCTCCTGGAGGAGATGGGACTGCACTACGACCGCAGCGAGGAGTACCCGGCCGAGAACGGCCAGACCAGGCTCGTCGACATCACCACGCACCCCTCGTCGTTGCGGGCACCGATCGACAAGGTGCACCCGATGCCGTTCCCGGGCCTCAACATCGACAACCTGCCGTTCTTCGCGGTCATCGCCGCCACGGCCGAGGGTCAGACCCTGCTGCACGACTGGGTCTACGAGAACCGGGCGATCTACCTGACCGAGCTCAACAAGCTGGGCGCGCGGGTCAAGCTGCTCGACCCGCACCGGGTCCTGGTCGACGGACCGACGCACTGGAGCGGGACCGAGATCGTGTGCCCGCCGGCGCTGCGCCCGGCCGTCGTCATCCTGCTGGCCATGCTCGCCGCCAAGGGCACCTCCGTGCTGCGCAGCGTGTACGTCATCAACCGTGGCTACGAGGACCTGGCCGAGCGGCTGAACGCCCTCGGTGCGCAGATCGAGACCTTCCGCGACATCTGA
- a CDS encoding RNA polymerase-binding protein RbpA → MAERALRGARLGAQSFEDERGVEMAPRQEIEYVCDDGHTFTVTMSVEAEVPYEWEDPKTGRIGKQADVAEPAKKEEKAARTHWDMLLERRSESELEEILTERLELLRSGEIGPPHLHRRKRKTA, encoded by the coding sequence ATGGCTGAACGAGCACTGCGCGGGGCCCGGCTGGGTGCCCAGAGCTTCGAGGACGAGCGCGGGGTCGAGATGGCCCCTCGTCAGGAGATCGAGTACGTCTGCGACGACGGACACACCTTCACGGTGACCATGTCGGTCGAGGCCGAGGTCCCCTACGAGTGGGAGGACCCGAAGACCGGCCGCATCGGCAAGCAGGCCGACGTCGCGGAGCCGGCGAAGAAGGAGGAGAAGGCGGCGCGTACCCACTGGGACATGCTGCTGGAGCGACGCTCGGAGTCCGAGCTCGAGGAGATCCTCACCGAGCGCCTGGAGCTGTTGCGCTCCGGCGAGATCGGCCCGCCGCACCTGCACCGTCGCAAGCGCAAGACGGCCTGA
- a CDS encoding MFS transporter, with protein MSTGRTSHADGGGAVARSTSRGQVLAWSFWDWGSAAFNAVIVTFVFSVYLTDGVGKDLPGPVSASTWLAWSIAAGSLVIAVLAPVLGQRSDAGGRRKRSLALLTGAVVVLMALMFFVKDDYHYLWLGLLLISLGIVLFELAQVPYFAMLRQVSTPETVGRVSGLGWGFGYLGGIVLLIIVFVGLISGDGGLLGVTTDDGLNIRLVAIVSAVWFLVFALPVLLFVPELPAEASPLPRTGFVDSYRVLFAEVRTMWRDDRETLKFLIASALYRDGLAGVFTFGAVIAVSVYGFTDETVIPFGIVANVAAAGGAILAGRFDDRGGPRRVVVFSLVSMMVVGTVLLFVEGSTGFWIFGLLLCLFVGPAQSASRTYLVRLTAVGKEGQNFGLYAMTGRAASFLSPALFGLFAFIGGDDRWGIVGILVVLAAGLAALFLVAPQVRDRALEVR; from the coding sequence ATGAGCACCGGACGTACGAGTCACGCTGACGGCGGCGGGGCGGTCGCCCGCAGCACCAGCCGGGGCCAGGTCCTGGCCTGGTCCTTCTGGGACTGGGGCTCGGCCGCGTTCAACGCCGTGATCGTCACGTTCGTGTTCTCGGTCTACCTCACCGACGGCGTCGGCAAGGACCTGCCCGGACCGGTCTCGGCCAGCACGTGGCTGGCGTGGTCGATCGCGGCCGGCTCCCTCGTGATCGCCGTCCTCGCCCCCGTCCTGGGCCAGCGGTCCGACGCGGGCGGGCGGCGCAAGCGCTCCCTGGCCCTGCTCACGGGCGCCGTCGTCGTCCTGATGGCCCTCATGTTCTTCGTGAAGGACGACTACCACTACCTGTGGCTCGGCCTGCTCCTGATCTCGCTGGGCATCGTGCTGTTCGAGCTGGCCCAGGTCCCCTACTTCGCCATGCTCCGCCAGGTGTCCACGCCCGAGACGGTCGGCCGGGTGTCCGGGCTCGGCTGGGGCTTCGGCTACCTGGGCGGCATCGTGCTGCTGATCATCGTGTTCGTCGGGCTGATCAGCGGCGACGGTGGCCTCCTCGGCGTGACCACCGACGACGGGCTCAACATCCGGCTCGTGGCGATCGTGTCCGCCGTCTGGTTCCTCGTGTTCGCGCTGCCCGTGCTGCTGTTCGTCCCCGAGCTCCCGGCCGAGGCGAGCCCGCTGCCCCGCACCGGCTTCGTCGACTCGTACCGCGTGCTGTTCGCCGAGGTGCGGACCATGTGGCGCGACGACCGCGAGACCCTCAAGTTCCTCATCGCCAGCGCCCTCTACCGCGACGGTCTGGCCGGGGTGTTCACCTTCGGTGCGGTCATCGCCGTGTCCGTGTACGGCTTCACCGACGAGACCGTGATCCCGTTCGGCATCGTGGCCAACGTGGCCGCGGCGGGCGGTGCGATCCTGGCCGGTCGTTTCGACGACCGTGGAGGGCCGCGTCGCGTGGTGGTGTTCTCGCTCGTGTCGATGATGGTCGTGGGCACGGTGCTGCTGTTCGTCGAGGGCAGCACGGGATTCTGGATCTTCGGGCTGCTGCTGTGCCTGTTCGTCGGTCCGGCCCAGTCGGCGTCCCGCACCTACCTGGTGCGCCTCACGGCGGTCGGCAAGGAGGGCCAGAACTTCGGCCTCTACGCCATGACGGGGCGTGCCGCGTCGTTCCTCTCCCCCGCCCTCTTCGGGCTCTTCGCCTTCATCGGCGGTGACGACCGGTGGGGCATCGTCGGCATCCTCGTGGTCCTCGCCGCCGGGCTCGCGGCCCTCTTCCTGGTCGCTCCCCAGGTCCGCGACCGCGCACTCGAGGTGCGGTGA
- a CDS encoding polyprenol monophosphomannose synthase, with amino-acid sequence MPTYDEAESLPGTLERLRSCVPDADVLVVDDASPDGTGRLADERALRDPAVHVLHRTGKDGLGAAYRAGFAWGLDRGYDVLVEMDADGSHLPEELPDLLAAVASADLVIGSRWVPGGSVVNWPWHRRMISRGGTMYARLALGLPVHDTTAGFRAFRADTLRRIAFAGVASQGYCFQIDMTRRVHASGLRIVEVPVTFVERALGRSKMSSAIVREALWRVTLWGLARRVPRRLRVGPLARAALPRPGDAGPGQHETPVQDRGLGAGSDGSG; translated from the coding sequence ATGCCGACCTACGACGAGGCGGAGAGCCTGCCCGGCACCCTCGAGCGGCTCCGCAGCTGCGTCCCCGACGCCGACGTCCTCGTGGTCGACGACGCCTCGCCCGACGGCACCGGCCGGCTCGCCGACGAGCGAGCGCTGCGCGACCCCGCCGTCCACGTGCTCCACCGCACGGGCAAGGACGGGCTCGGAGCCGCCTACCGGGCCGGCTTCGCCTGGGGCCTGGACCGCGGCTACGACGTCCTGGTGGAGATGGACGCCGACGGCTCCCACCTGCCCGAGGAGCTGCCCGACCTCCTGGCCGCCGTCGCGTCGGCCGACCTCGTCATCGGCTCGCGCTGGGTCCCGGGGGGCTCGGTGGTCAACTGGCCGTGGCACCGACGGATGATCTCGCGGGGCGGCACGATGTACGCCCGCCTCGCGCTCGGCCTGCCCGTGCACGACACCACCGCCGGCTTCCGTGCCTTCCGGGCCGACACGCTGCGCCGGATCGCCTTCGCGGGCGTCGCCTCGCAGGGGTACTGCTTCCAGATCGACATGACGCGCCGGGTCCACGCGTCAGGACTGCGGATCGTGGAGGTGCCGGTCACCTTCGTCGAGCGCGCTCTCGGGCGGTCCAAGATGAGCTCGGCGATCGTGCGCGAGGCGCTGTGGCGCGTGACCCTCTGGGGCCTCGCGCGCCGGGTGCCCCGCCGGCTGCGGGTGGGACCGCTCGCCCGGGCCGCGCTGCCCCGCCCCGGTGACGCCGGACCCGGACAGCACGAGACCCCGGTGCAGGACCGGGGTCTCGGGGCGGGCTCGGACGGGTCGGGCTAA